AGCAGAAGCCGGAAACGATCGCCGACTTCAAGAAGCACGATCGCTTCGAGATGGACGACTATACCGACGCGCTGCTCCGCTCGCTCAAGCGCAACGGCTTCGAATATTCCGACATCATGATCAAGGGGCCGGAGACGCTGGCGGTCGGCCGGCTGGTCCTCGATCCCTTCTCTGCCGCGCTGTGCCTGTCGGTCGCGTTGGTCGTGGGGTTCTTCGCGCAGTTCCATGCCGCCCTTGGCCGGGCTGCGCCGTGCTTCGCGGCCGCGCTGCTCGCCGCGGCGGCGCTGTACACCTGGCGGTACCGGGGATCGTCGACCTGTCCGACCTTGTCGCGGACAGCGCGGGCGTCGCGCGCATCGTGCTCGAAGCAGTGCAGGACATGCTGCTACGCGTCGCGCTTCAGACCGCGCGGGACGATTACGAGACGCGGCGCGAGCGTCAACGCGAGGGGATCGAGATCGCCAGGCGGGCAGGGCGGTATAACGGCCGCAAGCCGGACACGGCACTACACAAGCGCATCGTCGGCCTACGCCACGCGGGCATGAGCATCGCGCGCACCGCCGAGCTGGCGGGGTGCAGCATTGCCCAGGTGAAGCGGGTGACCGCGCTGCATCGGGGAACCCTGATCTCCAGCCGACAAAGCGAAGTCATCGGCGAATAGCGATCCAGATTGCGCGACGAGCTAGTCAGCTGGCGGCATGAGCTTCGACCAGCCTCAGCGCCGGCGAACCAGCACAAGTGCGTAGCCGCAGAGGATCGCCAAGCTGAACCAGGTGAGTGCGTAAACGAGGTGATTGTTCGGAAACGACACCACGGTCATGCCACCTGACGGCCAGCTGCCCGGGATCGGCGTCGCGTCTGCATCGATGAAGTACGGCATCACAGCCGTCAGGCCGCGTCGAGCGGCGATCGCCGCAACATCGCGCGAGTACCACCGATCTTCCGCTGGTCTGTTCGGTCTGAGGACGCGACCGCCCGGCTCGCTGAGGCGAAGGAGCCCCGCCACGCGCGCAGGCCCGAGTGGCAGCGCGGCCGCTCTGGTCCGGCGATCTGCGCGTTCAGGTGGGACGAACCCTCGATTGACGAGAACGGTGACGCCATTGGGTGTCACGACGGGAGTTAGAACCCAGAAACCGTTACCCTGTTCGGTCACGGCCTGCACCAGCGTCTCGCGGTCGTGCTGGAAACGCCCGACGATCATGACGTGGCGATACTGCCAATCTGATGCGGGCCGTCGGCGCCAGTCGGACAACGACGGCGCCGTGACTGGAGGAGCGTGGATCCTTTCATCCACCGCCTCGATAAGGGCGAGCTTCCACGTGCGCCGCTCAACCTGCCAGATGCCGAGAGCGGTGAACAGGAGGAGCCCGGCGAAGGCCAGGCCGGCCAGCAGCCATCGCCCTTTCGCGGACCGGCGCAGCTCGCTCACCGGGCAATCCCGCGCTGCTAGCGAACCGGTCCAATCTGCCCGCCAGGCATCGGCATCATGTTTGTGTTGAGATGGAACATGACCCAGATCGATCCGCCAATTGTGATGATGACGATCACGGCCGTGAACAGGAACGCCAGAAGCGTCCAACCGCCCTCGGACCGGGTGTCGAGGTGAAGGAAGCAGACCACGTGAACGACGATCTGGATCAGCGCGAGAGCAAAGATCACCGCCGCGATCCAGCCGGGTGCGGGGCCGGACTGTGACATCACCAGCCAGAACGGGACAACGGTGAGCACGATCGCCAGCAGCGACCCGATCCGGTAGCCGAGCCGGCTGCCATGCCCGTGCGTGTCGCCGTGCGCGTGGAGCGCGGCGTCGTAGGCTTCGGTGCTCAACGGATCACTCCATACAGATAGACGAAGGTGAAGACCCCGATCCAGATGATGTCGAG
This window of the Sphingomonas sp. FARSPH genome carries:
- a CDS encoding SURF1 family protein → MSELRRSAKGRWLLAGLAFAGLLLFTALGIWQVERRTWKLALIEAVDERIHAPPVTAPSLSDWRRRPASDWQYRHVMIVGRFQHDRETLVQAVTEQGNGFWVLTPVVTPNGVTVLVNRGFVPPERADRRTRAAALPLGPARVAGLLRLSEPGGRVLRPNRPAEDRWYSRDVAAIAARRGLTAVMPYFIDADATPIPGSWPSGGMTVVSFPNNHLVYALTWFSLAILCGYALVLVRRR
- the cyoD gene encoding cytochrome o ubiquinol oxidase subunit IV, encoding MSTEAYDAALHAHGDTHGHGSRLGYRIGSLLAIVLTVVPFWLVMSQSGPAPGWIAAVIFALALIQIVVHVVCFLHLDTRSEGGWTLLAFLFTAVIVIITIGGSIWVMFHLNTNMMPMPGGQIGPVR